Proteins encoded by one window of Channa argus isolate prfri chromosome 1, Channa argus male v1.0, whole genome shotgun sequence:
- the tmem14a gene encoding transmembrane protein 14A — MAIDWIGFSYAAAIIFGGFMGYKRKGSVMSLMAGLLFGALSAYGAYNISNNPKDIKFALLSSGVLSVVMGLRYKKSGKLLPAGIMTGLSLLMVFRILLLMTV, encoded by the exons ATGGCAATAGACTGGATTGGGTTTAGCTATGCTGCAGCCATCATCTTTGGGGGATTTATGGGATACaagagaaaag GCAGTGTGATGTCCCTGATGGCTGGTTTACTATTTGGAGCATTGTCTGCTTATGGTGCCTACAACATCTCCAACAACCCAAAGGATATCAAGTTTGCATTGT TGTCCTCAGGAGTCCTCTCAGTCGTGATGGGATTAAGATATAAGAAATCTGGAAAGTTACTGCCTGCTGGCATTATGACAGGGCTGAG TTTATTGATGGTGTTTCGAATTTTACTCCTGATGACGGTGTGA
- the gsta.1 gene encoding glutathione S-transferase, alpha tandem duplicate 1 produces MAEKVVLHYFNGRGKMESLRWLLTVAEVEFDEMYLTTRDQYEKLLSDGALMFQQVPMVEIDGMKLVQTKAIFKYIADKYNLHGKDLKERVMIDMYTEGLMDLMEMIMILPFSQDSKQKLDNIETKAKQRYLPVFEKALTGPVYLVGGKLSCADVLLTECTLMLEEKFPAILSDFPNVKAFQGRMTQIPAINRFLQPGSKRKPQPDEKYVKTVMEVFKLDRLPVL; encoded by the exons ATGGCTGAAAAGGTTGTGTTGCACTACTTCAATGGCAGAGGAAAAATGGAGTCTCTTCGCTGGCTTTTGACAGTTGCAGAGGTTGAG TTTGATGAGATGTATCTGACAACCCGTGACCAGTATGAAAAACTCCTCAGTG ATGGAGCTCTCATGTTTCAGCAGGTCCCCATGGTCGAGATTGATGGCATGAAGCTTGTTCAGACAAAGGCAATCTTTAAGTATATTGCAGACAAGTACAATCTTCACGGAAAAGATCTCAAAGAGCGCGTCAT GATTGACATGTACACAGAGGGACTGATGGATCTCATGGAAATGATTATGATTTTACCCTTCAGCCaagattcaaaacaaaaactggacaACATTGAAACTAAAGCAAAACAGCGCTACCTCCCTGTGTTTGAAAAG GCACTGACTGGGCCTGTTTACCTGGTGGGAGGTAAACTAAGCTGTGCAGACGTGTTGCTTACTGAATGCACCTTAATGTTGGAGGAGAAATTTCCTGCAATCCTCTCCGACTTTCCAAATGTTAAG GCTTTCCAAGGTAGGATGACTCAGATTCCCGCCATCAACAGGTTCTTGCAGCCAGGCAGCAAGAGAAAGCCACAGCCAGATGAAAAATATGTGAAGACTGTCATGGAGGTGTTTAAACTTGACCGTTTACCAGTGCTTTGA
- the LOC137136587 gene encoding serine/threonine-protein kinase ICK-like isoform X3: protein MKENLYQLMKDRTRLFPESAVRNLMFQILQGLAFIHKHGFFHRDMKPENLLCMGPELVKIADFGLAREIRSRPPYTDYVSTRWYRAPEVLLRSTSYSSPIDQWAVGCIMAELYTLRPLFPGSSEVDTIFKICQVLGTPKKNDWPEGYQLASAMNFRWPQCVPSNLKTLIPNASPEAIHLMTDLLQWDPKKRPASAQALRYSYFHVGQALGTPQQILGQGRPQPGFVPLQAPLQSQQMLQQQPLLLKPVPPSQPPPPNQHCSPSRSLQQIQTSPVSAAAQAAAYQRHTELMREQQTKHILKQGRVEGTPQSHLPYIVDKSLQSKQTRQESENTNLLSYQLKPKGGRRRWGHGTGHLKGEDWDEYEETDLTSTSILRKTNFSTDKSRQGEDALSRYGNVLDYSRPNEQEDAPLNLNKTTAYQEPSRTASAKQHYLRQSRYLPGISTKKNLAINASKDLSGSHLWGNSSIPFGGTLPSRGAHGTNTIPGGYMPSFYKKDIGSAGHRGLQGPLMESTASNYATWRSGRSQVNTSANLPLANKGTPGLLPRPPVQTIHGRTDWSAKYGHR, encoded by the exons TGAGAATCTTCTGTGCATGGGCCCTGAACTGGTGAAAATAGCGGACTTTGGTCTGGCCCGTGAGATAAGATCTCGACCACCATACACAGACTATGTCTCAACTAGATG GTACAGAGCTCCAGAAGTGCTCCTTAGATCCACATCCTACAGTTCACCCATAGACCAGTGGGCAGTTGGATGCATCATGGCAGAGCTTTATACACTCAGGCCTCTTTTCCCAGGATCTAGTGAAGTAGACACCATATTCAAGATTTGTCAAGTTTTGGGTACACCAAAGAAG AATGATTGGCCGGAGGGATATCAGCTGGCAAGTGCTATGAATTTCCGTTGGCCTCAGTGTGTTCCCAGTAACCTGAAGACTCTCATCCCAAATGCCAGTCCGGAAGCCATCCACTTAATGACAGACCTGCTCCAGTGGGACCCCAAGAAGAGACCAGCTTCTGCACAG GCTCTGAGGTACTCATACTTTCATGTGGGCCAGGCTCTGGGCACTCCTCAGCAGATCCTGGGGCAGGGCAGACCTCAGCCAGGTTTTGTACCACTGCAGGCTCCTTTACAGTCACAACAGATGCTGCAGCAGCAACCCCTGCTGCTCAAACCTGTGCCCCCCTCCCAACCACCGCCTCCCAACCAACACTGCTCCCCCTCCAGGTCTCTCCAGCAGATCCAGAcctctcctgtctctgcagctgcCCAAGCAGCAGCATACCAACGGCACACGGAGCTGATGCGAGAACAGCAGACAAAACACATCCTGAAGCAGGGACGAGTCGAAGGAACACCACAGAGCCATCTTCCTTACATAGTTGACAAGAGTCTCCAGAGCAAG caaacgAGACAGGAATCAGAAAATACAAACCTGCTGAGCTATCAGTTGAAACCTAAAGGAGGGCGGCGGCGTTGGGGCCATGGCACAGGACACCTTAAAGGTGAAGACTGGGACGAATATGAAGAAACTGATCTGACATCCACAAGTATTCTCAGAAAAACTAACTTCTCCACAGACAAGTCAAGACAGGGAGAAGATGCACTGAGCAG ATATGGAAATGTTCTGGATTACAGTCGACCCAACGAACAAGAGGATGCACCTTTAAACCTGAATAAGACCACAGCCTACCAAGAGCCCTCAAGAACTGCCTCTGCAAAACAACATTACTTGAGGCAGTCAAGATATTTACCAG GCATTAGTACAAAGAAGAATTTGGCCATAAATGCCAGTAAAGATTTAAGTGGAAGCCACCTTTGGGGAAACAGCAGCATTCCATTCGGAGGAACTCTACCGAGCAGAGGTGCTCATG gtaCAAATACAATCCCTGGTGGATACATGCcatcattttacaaaaaagacaTTGGTTCTGCTGGTCACCGAGGGCTTCAGGGTCCTTTGATGGaatcaacagcatcaa ATTATGCAACATGGCGGTCTGGTCGGAGTCAGGTGAACACCTCCGCCAACCTGCCATTGGCCAACAAGGGCACCCCCGGTCTGTTGCCACGCCCCCCGGTACAGACCATCCACGGGCGAACTGACTGGTCTGCCAAATATGGACACCGTTAG